In the Hemitrygon akajei chromosome 7, sHemAka1.3, whole genome shotgun sequence genome, one interval contains:
- the dpm2 gene encoding dolichol phosphate-mannose biosynthesis regulatory protein, with translation MATGIDQLVGMGLVGFSLVVFTYYTIWVIVLPFVDSRHILHSYFLPREYAVILPAVAGLLLVLLVGTFIALVMWKNRKPTKKTD, from the exons ATG gCTACAGGAATCGACCAATTAGTTGGAATGGGACTAGTGGGATTCAGCTTGGTAGTTTTCACATATTACACCATTTGGGTCATTGTGTTG CCATTTGTGGATAGTAGACATATTCTTCACAGCTACTTCTTACCACGGGAATATGCGGTGATCTTGCCGGCTGTCGCTGGTCTGCTGCTGGTTTTATTAGTGG GAACATTTATTGCTTTAGTAATGTGGAAAAACAGAAAGCCTACAAAGAAAACAGATTAA